The DNA segment GATGTCTTTGATGATTTCGGCATCTGGGTAGAGTGATTGCATATAAGCAATTTGTCTTCCAAGGTCGTCTCGTTGTTTGCTTGAACTAACTCGGCAGTAGCACACAAGGGAAGTTCTAGTTGCACCGCAAATGTAGGATTCAACGTTAAAAAGTCTTTGTCCTGCTTCGTTTTTGATGCTTTCAATCTTGCCATTGTCTGCGTACTTCCTTAAAGTGTTTGGGTGCAGTCCCAGTTTTTTGACTGCTTCTCGTAGTGGTACATAAGCCATACCACTATATTAGCATTTGTAAGCATATATGATCGATTGTTAGCAAATAATTAGCTATTGACTAACCTTCCCATGCCTACGCCACGGCAGCTATTGTGGGTGTGGTTAACTCAGGGCTAATGACTCCGCGTAGCGGCATGATTTTAAGTTTCGTCGTAGGGGATAATTGGCAATTTGGTTTCTAAGGGTTTTGCTTCTAGATTTCGCTCGTTCGCTAGAACCAGAGGAGGTAAAGGTGTATTCTGAGCGATGATGCCACCAGAAACTAATACTTTGAATGCGTCTTCTATGGGCATGGATAGGTTGACGACTTCATCCTCTGGAACGATGGCATACCATCCTGTGGTGGGGTTTGGGGTACTGGGAATGAAAATACTGAGCATGGGACGCGGCAGATGAGCTTGAATATCGTTACTCATCGTGCCTGTGACGAAGGCGATCGCCCATATGCCTTTTCTGGGATATTCTACTAAGATCACACGCCGAAATTTGTCGTTTGAATCCTTGAGTAAGGTGGCCAACAGCTGTTTCAGGGTTTTGTATACCTGCCCAGCTAAGGGAATTGCTTGCAATACTCGCTCACCAAAATCTAATAACCAACGCCCAGCAATATTGCGAGCCATCAACCCTATTAAAAGAATGCTTAATAGAGGTACGGCAAGTCCCACGGCTAGATTCAATATATTGACTAGTATAGGTTGGAGACCGTCAAAGGGATTCAGTTGTTTGGGAATTTTGGTAAGAAAGTTGATTACCCAATTAGCGATAGTAATAGTTAGCCAAATAGTTGTGGCTAAAGGAATTACTACCAACAACCCAGCAATCAAGTCA comes from the Nodularia sp. NIES-3585 genome and includes:
- a CDS encoding DUF502 domain-containing protein, with protein sequence MKTNNKSSSNLKQEHRDLGINHLKQDLKNDLIAGLLVVIPLATTIWLTITIANWVINFLTKIPKQLNPFDGLQPILVNILNLAVGLAVPLLSILLIGLMARNIAGRWLLDFGERVLQAIPLAGQVYKTLKQLLATLLKDSNDKFRRVILVEYPRKGIWAIAFVTGTMSNDIQAHLPRPMLSIFIPSTPNPTTGWYAIVPEDEVVNLSMPIEDAFKVLVSGGIIAQNTPLPPLVLANERNLEAKPLETKLPIIPYDET